Proteins co-encoded in one Fusarium fujikuroi IMI 58289 draft genome, chromosome FFUJ_chr06 genomic window:
- a CDS encoding related to glycinamide ribonucleotide transformylase, which yields MSNADQSPCRILVMASGFGSNFQALIDAISTGSLPNSCIISLIVNRRNAYATARAEKAGIPWQYFNLISHGFLGKGESDEQKVTEGRRKYDAALAEKILSADEKPELIVLAGWMHVFSTAFLDPIQRAGLNVINLHPALPGEFDGANAIERAYDEFKAGRLTRSGIMAHYVIAEVDRGTPILVKEIEWKGEDLEQYKEKVHSHEHELIVNATAKVAQETVKNRRT from the exons ATGTCAAACGCGGACCAATCACCATGCCGAATTCTCGTCATGGCCTCTGGTTTTGGCTCCAACTTCCAGGCTCTCATTGATGCGATATCTACCGGTTCACTCCCAAATAGTTGTATCATTTCTCTCATCGTGAACCGACGGAACGCATACGCAACTGCCCGAGCCGAGAAAGCTG GCATTCCTTGGCAATACTTTAACTTGATCTCTCACGGATTCTTGGGAAAGGGAGAATCCGACGAGCAGAAGGTGACTGAAGGCCGTCGGAAATATGACGCCGCGCTGGCCGAAAAGATTCTCTCAGCCGACGAGAAGCCTGAGCTTATTGTACTCGCTGGTTGGATGCATGTCTTTTCGACTGCGTTCTTGGACCCTATCCAGAGAGCTGGCCTGAACGTCATTAACTTGCACCC TGCTCTACCAGGAGAGTTTGACGGAGCCAATGCGATCGAGCGAGCTTATGATGAGTTCAAGGCTGGTCGACTAACACGCTCAGGCATCATGGCCCACTACGTGATCGCTGAAGTAGACAGGGGTACTCCTATCCTGGTCAAGGAAATTGAGTGGAAGGGAGAGGACCTAGAACAGTATAAGGAGAAGGTTCACTCTCATGAACACGAGTTGATCGTCAATGCGACCGCAAAGGTGGCACAGGAGACAGTCAAGAACAGAAGGACATAA
- a CDS encoding related to putative copper-activated transcription factor, which translates to MPLINGIKMACEPCIRGHRSTKCTHANERLMVPVRKPGRPLSTCPHPASRPCSCGRVTAAIPKKQACHCGPGKDTEAPKPENGGSTSSSTPQSPVSKTPGSGYRVQKTSSKGGSSSRRESVDPSAFQRMDPKMLNILPSFEDISQKPVASLPDMSPYGSVGMTPADSPFGPVMYPMFQPHIPPMMSPGTSKETMAGQSGSITSTQVLEQQIQPTPKAGSCCGGGNSNNIASVPITMPSVPSPPKAKAKSCCSSSNDSPKVDQKNDNAPANDIPTPNSMMMSPFPTPIVMPNGMYAYYPQPTVFTYPPQYGSYLQPLQPEQWRQVMAAMTFAGQGGMPSPFGMHGATSFPAPTAPQTPHSATGTSHQCSCGASCECVGCAAHPYNEATQNYVRSAWQSMMDTGYTHVNGHGNGETPTTNGHSVTTSTASVPPIGSTDGTVSPVAPQTPSEAASGISEEQALSANDFFFVSYPFGDSCAGEEASCPCGDDCQCLGCVIHGNSESAVEAEGQV; encoded by the exons ATGCCTCTCATCAATGGAATTAAAATGGCCTG CGAGCCTTGTATTCGTGGTCATCGCTCTACTAAATGTACACACGCAAACGAGCGACTAATGGTACCTGTTAGGAAACCAGGTAGACCTCTTAGTACATGCCCTCATCCGGCTTCTCGTCCATGTTCTTGCGGCAGAGTCACGGCCGCCATACCAAAGAAACAAGCATGCCATTGTGGTCCCGGCAAAGATACCGAAGCACCAAAGCCTGAGAATGGTGGTAGCACAAGCAGCTCCACGCCTCAGAGCCCTGTTAGCAAAACACCAGGTTCTGGATATCGAGTACAGAAAACGAGTTCGAAAGGCGGAAGTTCTAGCAGAAGAGAATCTGTTGACCCATCAGCCTTCCAGCGAATGGATCCCAAAATGCTCAATATTTTGCCCTCATTCGAGGACATATCCCAGAAGCCGGTCGCGTCTCTTCCTGACATGTCCCCCTATGGGAGTGTGGGTATGACACCAGCAGACAGCCCTTTTGGACCCGTCATGTATCCAATGTTCCAACCACATATACCCCCTATGATGAGCCCAGGCACATCAAAGGAGACCATGGCCGGCCAGTCTGGTTCAATAACGAGCACGCAAGTTCTAGAACAACAAATCCAACCTACACCAAAAGCCGGCTCTTGCTGCGGAGGAGGCAATTCTAATAACATCGCTTCCGTTCCAATTACAATGCCCTCGGTACCGAGTCCACCGAAAGCCAAAGCTAAGAGTTGTTGCTCTTCCAGCAACGACTCCCCCAAAGTCGACCAGAAGAACGATAATGCACCGGCCAACGACATACCCACGCCAAAcagcatgatgatgtcgcCTTTTCCGACACCCATCGTGATGCCTAACGGCATGTACGCCTACTACCCTCAGCCCACTGTATTCACATACCCACCTCAGTATGGTTCATACTTGCAGCCTCTTCAGCCGGAGCAATGGAGACAAGTAATGGCCGCGATGACTTTTGCTGGTCAAGGCGGCATGCCTTCACCCTTCGGAATGCATGGCGCAACATCGTTCCCGGCCCCGACTGCCCCTCAAACTCCCCATTCGGCGACGGGCACTTCTCACCAGTGTAGCTGTGGTGCCTCGTGCGAGTGTGTAGGGTGCGCAGCCCATCCGTACAACGAAGCGACGCAGAACTATGTTCGATCGGCCTGGCAGAGCATGATGGATACCGGTTACACCCATGTGAACGGACATGGGAATGGTGAAACACCCACAACAAATGGCCACAGCGTTACCACAAGCACGGCTTCTGTACCTCCTATCGGCTCTACTGACGGGACTGTATCGCCAGTCGCTCCACAAACCCCCTCTGAAGCGGCGTCAGGCATTAGCGAAGAGCAAGCTCTGTCGGCGAACGATTTCTTCTTTGTTAGTTACCCATTCGGAGACTCTTGTGCCGGTGAGGAGGCAAGCTGTCCGTGCGGAGATGATTGTCAGTGTTTAGGCTGTGTAATTCATGGCAACTCCGAGTCGGCGGTTGAAGCAGAAGGCCAGGTCTAG
- a CDS encoding related to Putative nicotinamide N-methyltransferase — protein MSGEVDYGFGDLMDDPEDYCPPTPPPTSQVFTMQSGKPITLHLVGASPTEAHHLWNGAKMISDFFEEDPSRVREKTVLELGAAAGLPSLVAAILGARKVVVTDYPDPDIIRIMQQNIDECDETVEPRGRIANTVDAVGFVWGADPIPLLTRLNPTDDSHEERFDVLILADLLFRHSEHGNMVKTIKETLKVSRESVAYVFFTSYRPWKKELDEGFFDIARDEGFEVEQIAERRLDKPLFENDPGDLDVQKTVKGYAVRWSAEKCS, from the coding sequence ATGTCTGGCGAGGTAGACTATGGATTTGGCGACCTCATGGATGACCCAGAGGACTACTGCCCACCTACGCCCCCTCCTACATCCCAAGTCTTCACTATGCAAAGCGGCAAGCCCATAACACTTCACCTTGTTGGTGCCAGTCCTACCGAAGCCCACCATCTCTGGAACGGTGCCAAGATGATCTCCGACTTCTTTGAGGAGGACCCTTCTCGAGTGCGTGAGAAGACGGTTCTGGAGCTTGGTGCCGCAGCTGGTCTGCCCAGTCTTGTCGCTGCTATTCTTGGTGCGCGCAAGGTCGTGGTGACAGATTACCCAGACCCAGATATCATCAGAATCATGCAGCAGAACATCGATGAATGTGACGAAACGGTGGAGCCTCGTGGCCGAATCGCCAACACTGTCGACGCTGTGGGCTTTGTCTGGGGCGCTGACCCTATCCCACTGCTTACTCGTCTAAATCCAACTGATGACTCTCACGAGGAGCGCTTCGATGTTCTCATCCTGGCAGATCTTCTATTTCGACACAGCGAGCACGGAAACAtggtcaagaccatcaaggaGACCCTCAAGGTGTCCCGTGAGAGCGTGGCCTATGTGTTCTTCACGTCATACCGACCGTGGAAGAAGGAGCTTGATGAGGGATTCTTTGACATTGCGCGCGACGAGGGCTTCGAGGTGGAACAAATTGCTGAGCGAAGACTCGACAAGCCACTGTTTGAGAACGACCCTGGCGACTTGGATGTGCAGAAAACCGTCAAGGGATATGCTGTGAGATGGTCTGCCGAGAAGTGCAGTTGA
- a CDS encoding related to fructosyl amino acid oxidase: MAGPPSSILIVGSGVFGLGTAWALAKRSHYSNTSITVVDDCAGQFPPEDAASVDSSRIVRADYSDPYYAALAAEAQKEWRKQGDHEVGGQGRYSESGFVLCASETPKDFKLKKSGMDYTKESAKNVELIAKETGLPVDKIQKLESTKALQEFLGTDGYPGDWGYLNGNSGWADAGEGMKWLYKQAHATGRIHFVNGKVTELVTEGDRVIGAKLSDSKILKADVVMVAAGAWSGSLVDLRGRTEATGHAVAYMDITPEEQKRLDNFPVVLNLSTGLFLIPPRNNVLKAARHTFGYINPVKINNALPPSPNDKREPFIASQPYTSRNDSSDPLTVEADKDLRRALTDLCPIRGLETRPWKEARICWYSDTRDGEWLIDYHPGWKGLFVATGDSGHGFKFLPNLGEKIVDVMQGQGGKLGEKWRWKEIQNDGVGRETNGVYTGLVTEDGSRGGRPLVLCDELEKGRALIGDTKAKL, encoded by the coding sequence ATGGCCGGTCCTCCCTCTTCCATCCTTATCGTTGGCTCTGGAGTCTTCGGGCTCGGTACCGCCTGGGCTTTGGCCAAACGATCACACTATTCCAACACCTCGATTACTGTCGTCGACGACTGCGCAGGACAGTTTCCtccagaagatgctgccaGTGTAGACTCGTCTCGCATTGTACGAGCCGACTACTCGGACCCTTACTATGCCGCGCTTGCCGCCGAGGCGCAGAAGGAATGGCGAAAGCAGGGTGATCATGAGGTTGGTGGGCAGGGACGATATTCCGAGTCGGGCTTTGTTCTCTGCGCGAGCGAGACTCCTAAagacttcaagctcaagaagtcTGGCATGGACTACACCAAGGAGAGCGCCAAAAACGTCGAGTTGATTGCTAAGGAGACTGGTCTGCCCGTGGATAAGATCCAGAAGCTGGAGAGTACCAAGGCTCTGCAAGAGTTCCTTGGCACAGACGGTTATCCCGGAGACTGGGGCTACCTTAATGGCAACTCTGGCTGGGCTGATGCCGGGGAGGGTATGAAGTGGCTCTATAAGCAGGCCCATGCCACAGGACGTATTCATTTTGTCAACGGCAAGGTGACAGAGCTCGTAACAGAGGGTGACCGAGTCATTGGTGCGAAATTGAGCGATTCAAAGATTCTCAAGGCCGATGTGGTTATGGTAGCTGCTGGTGCTTGGTCCGGCTCACTCGTTGACCTTCGAGGAAGAACAGAGGCTACTGGCCATGCTGTCGCGTATATGGACATCACACCGGAAGAGCAGAAGCGACTGGACAACTTCCCTGTGGTGTTGAATCTCAGCACCGGTCTCTTCCTCATTCCTCCTCGAAATAACGTCCTCAAGGCCGCCCGACACACATTCGGGTACATTAACCCGGTCAAGATTAACAacgctcttcctccttcgcCCAACGATAAGCGGGAACCTTTCATCGCATCTCAACCCTACACCTCTCGCAACGATTCCTCAGATCCTTTAACCGTCGAGGCTGACAAAGATCTGCGCCGCGCACTCACGGATCTGTGTCCTATACGTGGCCTAGAAACCAGGCCATGGAAGGAGGCTCGAATCTGCTGGTATTCCGATACACGAGATGGCGAGTGGCTCATTGACTACCACCCGGGCTGGAAGGGACTCTTTGTTGCAACAGGTGACAGTGGACACGGATTCAAGTTCCTACCCAACTTGGGTGAGAAGATCGTGGATGTTATGCAAGGCCAGGGTGGCAAGCTTGGCGAGAAGTGGCGATGGAAAGAGATCCAGAATGATGGAGTCGGAAGAGAGACGAACGGAGTGTACACTGGTTTAGTGACGGAAGATGGTAGCAGAGGTGGACGGCCCTTGGTGCTCTGTgatgagctcgagaagggcaGGGCGCTTATTGGGgacaccaaggccaagctaTGA
- a CDS encoding probable transcription initiation factor TFIID, giving the protein MEGIQTHPSNAAQAKAFTAPGSLSFPGATNELTPPPVGTGDAAQRPALNGQQAANGNGVAPATPVATPAATQGPSGITPTLQNIVATVNLDCRLDLKTIALHARNAEYNPKRFAAVIMRIREPKTTALIFASGKMVVTGAKSEDDSKLASRKYARIIQKLGFNAKFTDFKIQNIVGSCDIKFPIRLEGLASRHHNFSSYEPELFPGLIYRMIKPKIVLLIFVSGKIVLTGAKVREEIYQAFEMIYPVLQDFRKV; this is encoded by the exons ATGGAAGGCATCCAGACACACCCATCGAACGCGGCGCAAGCCAAGGCGTTCACGGCGCCAGGATCGCTGTCGTTCCCTGGAGCTACCAACGAGCTGACACCTCCGCCCGTCGGCACTGGTGATGCTGCTCAGCGACCTGCCCTCAACGGCCAGCAGGCGGCAAATGGCAATGGGGTGGCACCCGCAACGCCTGTCGCGACGCCTGCTGCTACTCAAGGACCTAGTGGAATTACCCCCACTCTACA GAACATTGTGGCTACAGTGAACTTGGACTGCCGCTTGGACCTCAAGACTATTGCTCTGCATGCTCGTAACGCAGAGTACAACCCCAAG CGTTTCGCTGCTGTCATCATGCGAATCCGCGAGCCCAAGACCACCGCTCTGATCTTCGCTTCCGGCAAGATGGTCGTCACTGGTGCCAAGTCTGAAGACGATTCGAAGCTGGCTTCAAGAAAGTACGCTCGTATCATTCAGAAGCTTGGTTTCAATGCCAAGTTCACCGACTTCAAGATTCAGAACATCGTCGGCTCTTGCGATATCAAGTTCCCTATCCGACTCGAGGGTTTGGCATCTCGCCATCACAATTTCAGTTCTTATGAACCCGAGTTGTTCCCCGGTCTTATCTACCGTATGATCAAGCCCAAGATCGTGCTTCTCATCTTTGTCAGTGGCAAGATCGTCTTGACTGGTGCCAAGGTCCGCGAGGAGATCTACCAGGCCTTCGAGATGATCTACCCTGTGTTGCAAG ATTTCCGCAAAGTCTAA
- a CDS encoding related to RNA helicase HEL117, translating to MDRSNWTRERSPHRDYNYRRSQDRDTSYKNTRSRPRSRSRSPDNTRSKTSSYRHERYHSEPSGRRSSPKHHHRHHSSHKSRDNASRKPEAVVNLPFKARPLSKADLPSFKPLFGEYLSLQKQKNIAEMDDHEVRGRWKSFIGKWNRKELAEGWYDPETFSRITSNNPGPPQARRASVQRDEVREPMNDREDRESEDDDDYGPPLPGSDITRRSGPGIPTLEDLSLRAELAEEDKQASIADLREARKADRALQKERLEDLVPRAEAGTRERMLEKRAVVADKMRSFRDKSPDAMEVKDERELMGGGDSLDEYKKAKEREQRRKTDREIRREEIERAKREEVEEKKRAWREREEGTVSMLRELARQRFG from the coding sequence ATGGACCGCAGTAATTGGACGAGAGAGAGGTCGCCGCACCGCGACTACAATTATAGGAGAAGCCAGGATCGCGACACTTCATATAAAAACACGCGCTCACGACCACGCTCGCGATCACGATCACCTGATAACACACGATCTAAAACATCATCTTATCGACACGAGAGGTATCATTCTGAGCCCAGTGGTCGTCGCTCGTCTcccaaacatcatcatcgccatcattcaTCACATAAATCCCGGGACAATGCAAGTCGCAAGCCTGAGGCTGTGGTTAACCTACCCTTCAAGGCGCGGCCCTTGTCAAAAGCCGATCTACCTTCTTTCAAGCCACTCTTTGGTGAATATCTAAGTcttcagaagcagaagaataTCGCAGAGATGGACGATCATGAAGTCAGAGGACgatggaagagcttcatCGGGAAGTGGAACCGAAAAGAGTTGGCAGAAGGATGGTACGACCCTGAAACCTTTTCACGAATTACATCGAATAATCCAGGTCCGCCTCAAGCAAGGCGTGCTTCTGTGCAACGGGATGAAGTGCGAGAGCCTATGAACGATAGAGAGGATCGTGagagcgaggatgatgatgattatgGCCCTCCACTTCCTGGTTCGGATATCACACGGCGGTCTGGACCAGGCATTCCCACACTCGAGGATCTGTCTTTACGAGCTGAGCTtgccgaggaagacaagCAAGCGTCTATCGCTGACCTACGCGAAGCGCGCAAAGCTGACCGCGCTCTACAGAAAGAGCGTCTCGAAGATTTGGTCCCTCGTGCTGAGGCCGGGACTCGCGAGCGCATGTTGGAAAAGCGAGCAGTAGTGGCGGACAAGATGCGCTCGTTCCGCGACAAGAGCCCTGATGCTATGGAAGTCAAAGACGAGAGAGAGCTCATGGGCGGCGGAGACTCGTTGGATGAGTATAAGAAAGCCAAGGAAAGGGAGCAACGCCGTAAGACAGACAGAGAAATTCGCAGAGAGGAGATCGAAAGGGCCAAAAGGGAagaggtggaggagaagaagagagcaTGGAGGGAAAGGGAAGAAGGGACTGTGAGCATGCTGAGGGAATTAGCACGGCAGCGATTCGGATAG